A window of the Phragmites australis chromosome 20, lpPhrAust1.1, whole genome shotgun sequence genome harbors these coding sequences:
- the LOC133901516 gene encoding uncharacterized protein LOC133901516 produces MGLLEHSRPAPPPASPAILGEPPPLLLLPRGRAKLRPTETTSAAQRRRPSGRAASPHVLPSCVLVRQCFTAPANLLSSRHATLSSSLLPLLGRRPAQPPCTPHSWSRRVVPSPPAAGPPPGRRAHHLSISSGCSASFLRPPPPGILPSAGLHLRRRLHPAGLPSAARGAVSLPVRRSASCRADPRLPRAPSYRIASPRHWHTLPGRAPSVSPPLRSAVRKLRHSCTAHPVTPLNLR; encoded by the coding sequence ATGGGCCTCCTTGAGCACAGCCGGCCAGCGCCGCCACCCGCATCACCGGCCATCCTAGGTGAGCCTCCCCCTCTGCTCCTCCTTCCGCGCGGCCGGGCCAAGCTCCGCCCGACCGAGACCACATCTGCCGCGCAGCGTCGCCGCCCCTCTGGTCGCGCAGCGTCACCGCACGTGTTGCCGTCGTGTGTACTGGTCCGCCAGTGCTTCACCGCCCCGGCCAACCTCCTCTCTTCCAGGCACGCCACCCTCTCCAGCTCCCTCCTCCCCTTGCTCGGCCGCCGCCCAGCGCAGCCGCCGTGCACGCCGCACTCTTGGTCGCGCCGCGTCGTGCCATCGCCGCCCGCAGCTGGCCCGCCGCCAGGTCGCCGCGCACACCATCTCTCCATCTCCTCCGGCTGCTCCGCGTCGTTCCTCCGGCCACCGCCTCCCGGCATTCTTCCCTCCGCCGGCCTGCATCTCCGCCGGCGCCTTCACCCAGCCGGACTCCCTTCCGCCGCGCGCGGCGCCGTCTCCCTCCCAGTGCGCCGTTCCGCCTCCTGCCGTGCCGACCCGCGCCTCCCGCGTGCGCCAAGCTACCGCATCGCCAGCCCACGCCACTGGCACACACTACCAGGCCGAGCTCCGTCGGTCTCGCCACCGCTCCGCTCGGCCGTGCGCAAACTCCGGCACAGCTGCACCGCGCATCCCGTCACGCCACTGAACCTCCGCTGA